The genomic window GTAGCTTCACTTCCTGTTTGATTTTGGGAATTAATATTGCCAGTGATTTGAAGCAAGTGTTGGTAGAGTGTCCTGGCTTGTCACAGTAGCGGCAAACGACTCTAGGCTTGTTGTAGTCAGTATGGCCACCTACCTCTTCCTCGTCCACAGCCACGATTAAAGTTATTGCCTCCTCGACTATATGAACCTTGACAAAAGTAAACCTCTTTAACTTCAGTTTTATATTATGTAACATTAGCCAAGGGCTGCACCATACCACCACTTGATGCATCCTTTTGATCTTTGATTTGTGTTTCTTGAATAAGAAGCAGTCCGTTCAATTCAGCTAGAGATATAGGATTCACATAAGTTGTAACAGTGCTTTAAATGGTCCATATTCTAGCGGGCGGCCTCTTAAGAGGTGCATTATCAAGTCTTCATCATCGACAGGTTTGCCAGCCTTAGCAAGCTGGTGAGCCAACATCTTGGCcttttatattcatcagtagaTAAAGTACCCTTCTTAAGAACATGTAATTGCTCTTTTAACTGCATGTTCTTTGATCGAGAATGGGCTGCGAAACACTATATGAGAGTCTTCCATAAGCCATATGAGGTATTCAATCCAATGACATGAGCATGCACAGTATCATTAAAAGACAAGATGAGTTGGTCGTTCTTCAGCCAGCCAACAACTTGAAAATCCCATGAACACCATACCTGAACTGAACAATGATTTTGATCGAATCGAAGGTGTCAAAAACTACCAAAAATTTCCCCAATGGTACTAGATAGACCCCTACCAGATGGCTAGagttttcccccttttctctctctctctctctctctctctctctctctctctatatatatatatatatatatatatatatatatatatatatatatatatatatatatatatatcttcctcTCCCACTCTCTTTCTCACCATTCTTCTCTGACCAGCTCAATAGTAGTataattagtttttaatctCATTAATTAAATCAGTATTAATCCATTATTAAATTGTTCTAATCCTGCTTATTAACCAATTTACTAATCCACCGACTATCTTGCAGTTAAATTCCTCAAGAGTACTTTGCATTTACAAAAAAACAGCttaccaaattttaaaaattacaattaAGTTTTCTAGAATTCTCAAAGGGACTCAGATTTTCATAAACCGGTTCTTCACCATGCGTAGTCCAATTTTAGCCAAATCAATATCATTGGAGAGCTGGTCTTGAGCTCCATCCAACCGTACCAGTCTCCTACCATCCACGAGAAAGTTGGCTACCACCAGTAACAACGTATAACAAACAACTCAAGAATATAAAGATATAGGCTCGAAAAGTGCCTGCAATATGGGGCAATACAGTTGAATAGACAAATATTGAGAACGATTTTTCGAAATATCTCTTCTCGATGAGCAAGGCTAGCTCAAGCTTAACATTTTATAAACTGAAAGAgtgtaatttcaaaaatttaagaatTTGTGTTGGAAGTGAACTTCATATAGGCCCTTACTCTAGATGTACAAATTTCcaagaacttgaaatttatttttgaaagcaCCTCTTTTCAATGAGGCTGGTGGCGCTTAACCCTTTACCAAAATGagtcaatttcaaaaattctagAATCCTTTTGAAAGTACCTCTTCTAGAAAGGTCCAGGTTAACCGTTAACCTTAATGGTAGTACAGAGAGTGGTAGTTTTCTCTTGAGCTTGTCACTTGAATTTCACTTTATGGGGTTGGTTGCCTGCCTTAATTTTGTAGCTCTTGCAAATCGATCCTTCCTCAGGTATTCATTTTTTGTCTAAGTGAACCTTTCatacattttcattttgcacaaattcatatttgaagaTATACTCTTCATTTGCAGGATTCTCCAGCAAATCACACGTATATCTCGTCCCTCAACTTGGAGGGGAAATGCTTGTGCACCTCTAATATGGGCACATTGGTGGCCGATTGGATACTTCATTTATTGCCATAGCAATTTTTTGGGCCTTTTTATCTCCTCTTTTCCCATCCATCTCTTACAAGAAGAGTACTGCATGTTTCTTAAGCCTTGCATATTCTACTTACTAAAGTGATTGGCTGAGTTGAAAAATTACCCAACAAGGTTTGGTCAGAAAGATTGAAATCATTTTGTGCCTTGAACTTTAATATTGACATCGAAGAACTTCCCAGTTTTTATAATGAcaagctttttcatttttctcctgcCAGGTTAATTTTGAGGCCTGGACTTGAATTCACTCTTTCTACAGAAAGAGAAGCAGCTTTTGaactatatttcaaaataaataaaggattttgaaaaagaattgaaatcataagGATCTGAAACTTGTTGCATCTTAACTCTCGATTGGAAAggatattgaaaataaaaattttctacgttttcagttttattttatttttcatgttaagAATTTGAAAGCATACgtttccttgttttgttttcaatcttttttggCCCAAGAAGTCTATGTaggtttttatctttttgcctAAATGGGTGAATTTCGGTTGGAATTGTCTAAATTAAGATGCTCCAAACTCTAAGGCCTCACGAGGTCACTTTGGGCCAGCTTCTTTACGACAGCCATTATTTGGTGGATAATAAGTTGAGAAAATTAGAAGCCAAGCTGTGTTTTCAAGAGATAGAAGTACCCTCAACACGCTTCTTTCTTACGTGCATTGTCGGCAGTATGAATATTGGTGCTGGACAAGTTTGCCTGAATGCTGAGCCTGAGGGTGGTGAAGAATACAACAGCACACCAAAGTCTCAAGGTGACTGACTACTttaggaaaaaaacaaattggtTCAAAGGGAAAAGGGTTATGGAACTGTCAGCTAAAGGAACTCAGATTTGTTTCACTTACTATCTAATGGAAGAACATTCAAAAGAAATTCTAAATACATGCAATTAGTCCCCTTAGAGAGGAATCATAATCATATCTCTGAAACTGCCATTACTATTGGACTCTAATCCATGTACGTTTGGAACCATATGATGTATCAACTTCACATTTCCCGTTTGTCACAAGGCAAGAGATTTTGCAATAATCGTTCAACCGACTCGTGTTATAATGAACACTCGACTAAATATTATTGATCAAGGGAAAAGGAatcacaagaaaacaacaattcGAAGAATTAGTGGATGGGCATTCCACTAGTTCGGCCCACTGTCTTTCTTCACCAACGAAACAGAGGCCGCCCCACCGTTTTGCGATTACATGAAAGCTCAAGCAGAAAGTAAGAAGCGAAGTTAAAGATCCTGAATGAAGAATAATaatagtagagagagagagagagagcatgatgcAGTGGTGACATCCCCAACAGCCGCTCCTCGTGCACAGACTAAAACTGACGGTCCATATTGAGACTTGCCAACACAAAATTTGCGAATTCAATTATTGATTGACATTATGTGACCATGTCCACATGTTTTATTGAAAGATATTTATCAACTGTGACAAGTactatcataaaaaaaaaaagtaatagtaAAATAACGTACTAAAGTAAAAAGCTAAAGGGCCAAGAAAGAACGGAGCATGGAGCAACCTCAGCAATCGACAACCACAAGAGCAAGCAGCCTCTGTTTCGAAAAGGTGGGTCGTGGGATCTTGTTGTAGAGACTGAAAAGCATTTTAATATACAAATGCTGCGACAGGCGATGCATGCATCTTGCCACCCAATTTAaatctttaaatgaaaaagatattATCGATAATTAATTAACTTAATTAGTTTTTACTAACAAGGGTGAGCCAGTCCCAACCACTAAGTTTGTGTTCGACTCGGTGACTAGATTTCAATCTCATGTACAGTTCTGACTGCAAGTCAAATTCTGACAATGATTCATTTGTCGGAGAAAGAATGAAAAGCCTAGAAAGCTAAATTTGGACTGAAAGGCTGATCCGTGACACCTCATTGGATTTGCCTTGTAGTTGGACCCAAACAAGGATcctatttattaattttatggaTCCAATTTGGAAAAGCTAGCAAGGTCCTACCCAAAAATCCAAATGGAAAGACCAACTTTCAATATTCCAAATCTACAATATATAACCTGGATCCATATTCATAATAGTCAAAAATTGATCCATTCTACTTTATTGGATCCATTAATATATGAATATGGGCCAATACGGATACAAATCATGTATACTTTGATCTAGTCCTAAAATGCCTTGATAAAAACAGAACACCACCTTGATCGATTCCAAAACTGCTCAGAGTACTAGAATAAAGGAGTATGCACCATCCACAACAACAGAACGCGTTTAATATGAATTGTACAATGAAACAATCTTGGGAAGATTGCGAATCCAAGCAACATGGTTCCCATAGAGACTATGAAAGCCTGGTTTCCGTAAATGATTCTGCCAAAGGATCTGATTACTGCAAGAAACCAGACACCGGTTGGTTACATTTCTATAGCATCTAATCATGCACACGTTTTCGACTTTCATCCAAAACTCTCCTCTACCAAATTGCTTGAAAAGACTCGTTCCTACAAAATTTGGCAGCAACCCCGCAATCAAGTGCCCCACCTGGAGGCAAATCGTCTGCTGCCGTTATTCTTCTAATTAAAGGAAGGCTTGATACAACTCAAACTGCAGCTGTAGTAGCCTGCTTATGCACGAAGGCGATGCCCTTGTCAATGCTTGCCTTCAGTTCTGGTTTCAAGGCTTCCAGGGCCTTCTGCTCATACTCAGACAGCCCTTGAAGATCTGCAGATATGAAGGCTTCGATACCCTGCTTCCCCAGCTTGACTCTTGAAGCAAAGAATGGAAGCTCCGACAGCTCAGACTGCACATAAGAACATTCATACACGTCGCTATCACCATCCAAGGCCCTGAGGGAAGATTCCACAAATCTAGCTGCTGCATATGCCATGGAAAGAGTAGCTGAACCAGCACCAGCTTTTGCCTCAACAACTTCAGTTCCAGCATTTTGGATCCTCACAGTAAGATCCTCCACCTCTTCACCGGTGAAACTAACTGATGGCTTTGTTTTGGACAGTAATGGTAATATAGTAATGCCGGCATGCCCACCAACAACTGGTACATCAACATCAATCAGCCTCAGATTCTTCTTCTGTGCAACAAATGTATTTGCTCTCACAACATCAAGGGTGGTAACCCCAAAAAGCTTTTTTGGATCATAAACGCCTTTCTGTTTCAAAACTTCAGCTGCAATTGGCACGGTGGAATTGACTGGATTGCTGATAATGTGAATGAAGGCACCAGGACAATTATCAGCCACTGCCTCAACTAAGCTTTTGACAATACCAGCATTGATATTGAAAAGATCATCACGTGTCATGCCAGGCTTCCTTGGCACTCCAGCTGGAACCACGACAACGTCCACACCTTTCAAGGCATTAGCCAACTCAGAAGGACCTGTAAAGTCCAGGACCCGAGAAGGAGTATTGCAATGACTAAGGTCAGCAGCAACTCCTTTAACGTTAGCAACATCATAAAGATGCAATGAGGACACCAACGGGGACATCTTGACCAGAAGTGCTAGCGGTTGCCCAATTCCTCCAGCAGCCCCCAGGACAGCTACCTTGTAGGACGAAGCTCTTGGCAGCAGACAACTAGATTGTTCGCATGCTTGTTTGCATTCtaatgatcttgatgaaactAGAAGAGCAGCACCACTTTCCTTGCCTAAGAATGAAGATTCCGATTCCATGATGACACCAGTTGCTGCCTTCAGACCACTGAACCTCTGAAGATCAACTCTGGGCTTGAACCTTGCAAAAGAGGGCCTGAACCTTGATGATGGAGATGAATATGCATCAAAACCAGTGGTTCTCATTGAAAAAGCGGGCGTTGTCATTGATGCCATTACCGCTGTATTTCTCTGTGCTTCACAAAAAAATTAGCATTTGTCACAACCCAGAGATGTCCATAGATTCCAAACACAACAAAAGTTGAAGCAGGCCAAGAAAGTAATGGAAACCAGTCCCACACtattagagaaagaaaaaaaaatccaaattggtATAATTTCCTACCAGTTACAAAATGGCTACTTTGTGATCATGGACAAAAATAGGTAGAATATAGGACTGCCTTGACATTTCCAAAGGATGTACAAGACTTTTCTTTAATAAGGCGTTCCAGCTAAAACAACAATATAACAAGAATGACcctgtgtgtgagagagaggctgagagagaaagatgcaCAAGAACAGCTCACAAACTCTTCTAGAGAAAGCCCATTAAATATTACAAAGTCGTCCAGCATTCAAGCTGTAGGCAATATTTTTAAACCCAGTGAGCTGGGACCCGGCTTTGCCCATTATCAGCTCATGACTCGGGATTCAACTCGGTGACTACAGCTTGAGTTTTGTTCAATATGGCTTTTCAAGCAGAATAATATATAACTTGCAAACGTAAAGGTTGTAAAATGACCTGATTACATGCATAATTCAGAAGAAATAAGTCAAATTAACGTCAAGTAAAGCCATGACTAAGTTACATTACTCATATAATAATAAGAAATTGGATGATTAAGCTACTCTAGAGTAGTATATTTCAACATAATTGAGTATCAATGAAAAACAAGCCAACAAAAACAAGCATTAAAGTGAAGATAGATTATAACACCAAATTTTGGGTGCACAGAATATTGGGAAAGTCAAACAAATTGACTCCGTGAGTCAAAAGAGCTTCGGGCGAGTCAAACAAGTCTTTGGTGAGTCTTTCTGAGCTTTGGATAACACTGAGCCCCTACTAGGGGCCAGGGGGACCTGGTAGGAGGA from Nymphaea colorata isolate Beijing-Zhang1983 chromosome 6, ASM883128v2, whole genome shotgun sequence includes these protein-coding regions:
- the LOC116256781 gene encoding malate dehydrogenase, chloroplastic-like, with translation MASMTTPAFSMRTTGFDAYSSPSSRFRPSFARFKPRVDLQRFSGLKAATGVIMESESSFLGKESGAALLVSSRSLECKQACEQSSCLLPRASSYKVAVLGAAGGIGQPLALLVKMSPLVSSLHLYDVANVKGVAADLSHCNTPSRVLDFTGPSELANALKGVDVVVVPAGVPRKPGMTRDDLFNINAGIVKSLVEAVADNCPGAFIHIISNPVNSTVPIAAEVLKQKGVYDPKKLFGVTTLDVVRANTFVAQKKNLRLIDVDVPVVGGHAGITILPLLSKTKPSVSFTGEEVEDLTVRIQNAGTEVVEAKAGAGSATLSMAYAAARFVESSLRALDGDSDVYECSYVQSELSELPFFASRVKLGKQGIEAFISADLQGLSEYEQKALEALKPELKASIDKGIAFVHKQATTAAV